One Setaria viridis chromosome 3, Setaria_viridis_v4.0, whole genome shotgun sequence DNA window includes the following coding sequences:
- the LOC117847032 gene encoding uncharacterized protein → MRFTASPVVELPVGGAVLAFEQDNDSFEVGTSVWPSSLVIVKFVERCLGDPALPFADVLRFPGTRAVELGSGCGPAGLGLSRLGLTDLVLTDIAAVLPALRRNLRRNRLHLPRAPRLAQLHWNCPAHLATLATPRRFDLVVAADVVYVQESVPHLIAAMDALADAERGVVLLGYQIRSPEAHQAFWDSVPSAFPVIEKVAREHLDPDYAYEESDVYILRRRPRQ, encoded by the coding sequence ATGCGATTCACTGCATCTCCGGTGGTGGAGCTTCCGGTGGGCGGAGCGGTGCTGGCGTTCGAGCAGGACAACGACTCCTTCGAGGTGGGCACCTCTGTGTGGCCCTCGTCACTGGTCATCGTCAAGTTCGTCGAGCGCTGCCTCGGCGACCCGGCCCTCCCCTTCGCCGACGTGCTCCGCTTCCCCGGCACTCGGGCCGTGGAGCTCGGCTCCGGATGCGGCCCGGCGGGACTCGGCCTCTCCCGCCTCGGCCTCACCGACCTCGTCCTCACCGacatcgccgccgtcctccccgcTCTCCGCCGCAACCTGCGGCGcaatcgcctccacctcccccgcgcgccccgcctcgcccaacTCCACTGGAACTGCCCCGCGCATCTCGCCACGCTAGCCACCCCGCGCCGCTTcgacctcgtcgtcgccgcagACGTGGTCTACGTGCAGGAGTCCGTGCCGCACCTCATCGCGGCCATGGAcgcgctcgccgacgccgagcgcgGCGTGGTGTTGCTCGGCTACCAGATCCGGTCGCCCGAGGCGCACCAGGCGTTCTGGGACTCCGTCCCGTCCGCCTTCCCGGTGATCGAGAAGGTGGCACGGGAGCACCTCGACCCGGATTACGCCTACGAGGAATCCGATGTTTACATACTCCGGAGGAGGCCACGGCAGTGA